In the Synechococcus sp. Nb3U1 genome, one interval contains:
- a CDS encoding PepSY domain-containing protein: MKLSIASLLLLGVVGVSGPMLLVGGAQEPALAQSSAPTIRIEEAVQIARSAVPNAVIKEVELDREGGRLVWEVEFTNDIEVKIDATTGEILDIDD; encoded by the coding sequence ATGAAACTTTCTATCGCTTCTTTGTTGTTGCTCGGTGTTGTAGGGGTCAGCGGCCCAATGCTGCTGGTGGGAGGTGCTCAAGAACCAGCCCTGGCCCAATCTTCAGCACCCACTATCCGCATCGAAGAAGCTGTTCAAATCGCCCGATCCGCTGTCCCCAACGCCGTGATCAAAGAAGTGGAGTTAGACCGCGAAGGGGGACGCTTGGTTTGGGAAGTGGAATTTACCAACGATATTGAGGTCAAAATTGATGCCACTACTGGCGAGATCCTCGATATTGATG